ATGCGCTTGAGGTGTTTGGCCGTGGCATTGCTGCGATAACAGGCGTGCAGTTGATCGCACAGATCCCGCAAACCCATGCCCTGATAACGCGCGACGTTCTGTTGCGCCACGCATGGCAGGCACGTCGCCAGACTGACATTGGCGTCGTAACTGCGCTTGAACTCCAACAATTCGGTCAGCAACGTGCTCCATTTGCCCTTGGTGATGCCCATCGAGAACAGCACCAGGAATGAATAGAGGCCGGTCTTCTCGACCACCAGCCCGCGCTCCCAAAGGAACTTGCTGACCACGGCCGCCGGAATCCCGCGTTCGCTCAGCGCACCGCCCGCCGTCAGGCCAGGCATCACCAAGGTGACTTTGATCGGATCAAGCAACACGTAATCGTCAGTCACCCCACCAAAGCCATGCCAGTCCGCGTCGGGTTGCAGCAGCCAGTCTTCGGTGACCACGCGCTCGATGCCTTCCACCGACGGTGGCTGCCAGATGGAAAACCACCAGTCGTCCGCAGCGATGTGCTGGCGCAGATTGGCCAGCGCCCGGCGAAAACTCAGGGCTTCGTCGAACATCTCCTGCAACAGCGAACGCCCGGCCGGGCCTTCCATCATCGCCGATGCCACGTCCAGCGAAGCGATGATGCTGTACTGCGGCGACGTCGAGATGTGCATCATGAACGCTTCATTGAAGCGATCGCGATCCAGTTGCCGCGCACCTCCGTCCTGGACATGAATCATCGAGGCCTGGCTGAACGCGGCCAACAGTTTGTGTGTGGAATGCGTGGTGAATACCAGCGGGCTGTCTTCGCTACGGGACGTGCCCATGCCATAACGACCGGCGAAAAACTCGTGGAACGCCGCGTAGGCGTACCAGGCCTCGTCGAAATGCAGGACCTCGACGCTGTTGCCCAGGCTCTGCTTGATCAGTTCGGCGTTGTAGCAAAGGCCATCGTAGGTCGAATTGGTCACCACGGCCAACTTGACCTTGAGCTCACGCCCCTGGGTCAGCGGGCTGGCGTCGATCTTTGCCTGAATCGATTCGCGGCTGAACTCGCTCAGCGGAATCGGTCCGATGATCCCCAGCTCATTGCGTTCCGGGCACAGGTACAACGGAATCGCGCCGGTCATGATGATCGAGTGCAGTACAGACTTGTGGCAGTTGCGGTCCACCAGCACCAGGTCATCGCGAGCGACCATCGAATGCCAGACGATCTTGTTGGCAGTCGAGGTGCCATTGATCACGAAAAAGGTGTGATCGGCGCCGAAATTGCGCGCCGCCCTGGCTTCCGCTTCAGCGAGCGGGCCGGTGTGATCGAGCAAGGAACCCAGTTCCGGCACCGACACCGACAAGTCCGAACGCAGGGTGTTTTCCCCGAAAAACTGGTGAAACGCCTGCCCCACCGGGCTCTTGTGATACGCCACGCCACCGCCATGGCCGGGTGTGTGCCAGGAATAGTTGGAATCGGCGGTGTGTTGCACCAGCGCCTTGAAAAACGGCGGAAGCAAACCATCCAGGTATTTACGGGCCGCCCGGGCCACTTGCCGCGCCAGAAAGGGCACGGTGTCTTCGAACAGATAGAGAATGCCGCGCAGTTGATTGAGTTCGGCCATGGCATCGGCCGGGGCGTTTTCCAGCGTGACCTGTTCGCCCAGCGCAAAGATCGGCAAGTCCGGCGCCCGCACTCGCGCCAGGCCGATCAGCTCGGCCATATTGTGTAACAAATGAGAGTGGGCGCTGGCGTCTTCGGCGGCGATCAACATGCAGGAAAGGCCGTGATGGGTCGAAGCGACCAGCCGCCCTTCGGTGTAGTCCACCGCCGAAACGATGCTGAAGCCTTCCTGCTCCAGTTCCCGGGCGATGCCACGCACGCGATCACCGGCGACGGTGTCGGCCTTGATGTCGCGATGCACGATCAAGACCGGGAATTTCAAATCTTTATACATGAGGCTCAGTGTCCTGAGGCTGCAGACCGTGGCCTGCCAATATGCTCAGGGTAGAGGGTTGAAGCGGATGTGGCGAGCGACGATGCCCTGAAGCGGGTCAATGAGTGCACCATCATGTGGCCATCAACTCTCCAACATTCAGCAGGACTACTTGTGGCAAGGAAGCGCTCTCGCCACAAAAGCCCTGTTACATCTAATTCGCCTCAAGCCTGCGCCTTGGCCTCGACCAACTGCTGCCACAGCGACGGGGCGCCGGCGGACTTGGCGATGGCTTCCAGGCGTACCACGTGCCGGGCCAGGTCATCTTCGCTGGCGGGGATGATCCGGGTCGGCTGGCGGTCGGCCGGCAAGCGGCGGATTTCGGTGGCGGAGTTGTCAGCGCCTTCGCCGGAACCGTTGCCGTCGGACGCATTACCGGCCAGTGACAGGCTGGTCTGGCCGCCGGTCATGGTCAGGTAAACGTCGGCGAGGATCTCGGAGTCGAGCAAGGCGCCGTGAAGTTCACGGCCAGAGTTGTCGACACCATAACGTTTGCACAACGCATCGAGGCTGTTGCGCTGCCCCGGGTGACGTTCCCGGGCCATCATCAGGGTGTCGAGGATCGAGCAGTGTTGCGTGATATCCGCACGGTCGTGCTGGCCCATCAGGGCGAATTCGTTGTTGATGAAGCCAACGTCGAACGCCGCGTTATGGATGATCAGCTGCGCGCCTTTGATGAATTCGAAAAACTCATCGGCCACTTCAGTGAACCGCGGTTTGCCCACCAGGAATTCGTTGGTAATGCCGTGGACGCCGATGGCGCCTTCGTCACTCTCGCGATCCGGTTGCAGGTAAACGTGGAAATGCCGGCCCGTCAGGCGCCGACCGATCAACTCGACACAACCGATTTCGATAATCCGGTGGCCGTCGGTCACCGGCATGCCGGTGGTTTCGGTATCGAGTACTACCATCCTGTTAGCTACACTTTTGTAAATCGTCATCGCATCACCGCCTCTGAATAACAGGCAAATCTTAACATAGCGTCAGAAAAACGCCTCAAGTGCTGAGGAGCAGGTGTAAACAGCAATCGACATTCTCTTCCACTACGCAGAGATGTAAATATGAACTATACGCTCAAGACCTTTGTTGCAAGAGATGGCGAACGGTTCTCTCAACTCTATGAAGCTAATGCCTCTGGCTTCCCCTTGTTTTATCCGACAGCTTTCATCGCCCGCTCAATCAGGCCATCCACTACGCACGAAACCCAAAAGGTCTACCTTGCAGCAATCAAGAGAGTCTGTGAGTGGGAAACCAGCAGATACATCGACCTAGCCAAACGCTTTCATAGCCGTAAGTTTCTTAGCGCTGCTGAGATTGATGACCTTACAAATTGTCTGCGTGCAAGTAAGTTGACCAGCAAGGCTAGTGTCATCAGCAACGCAAAGTACAACACTTATGTTGTATACGCTGCAGGATACATCCGATGGCTCACCCATGAGGTAATAACAGACTCAAATACGCACGAAGTCAGAGATGCTGTTGAGGCGCAAAACACAATGCTTTTGGAAAAAAAGAAGCGCAAAGTCGGATCAAAAGCTGCACGCGAGCAGCGTATCGTAAGTTTGAGCCTGCCTAACGAAACTCGTAGCAGGCTGTTGGACCTGTTTGATCAGCCCTTTGAGGGCGTTCGACAAGCACAAAATTTTGGCCACAGATTACGCAACATTTTGATGCTACGAGTTCTTTACGAAACCGGAATGCGATTCGGTGAGCTGCTAAGCCTAAAACTTAAGCACTTAATCGAAGCCAGTGGCATCGATAGCGCCTACTTGGACATCGAGCGCAACCACCATGATGAATTTGACGCTCGACTGCATCAGCCAGTCGCCAAAACTCAGGGGCGTAGAGTTCCGATATCGGAAAACTTAGAAGAACAGCTGATTAACTATCGAGACAATTGGCGGGCTGAAGTACCGCATGTCGGATTTTCTGAGGAGACCTTTATTTTTATAGTCCATCGCGGAGGACGCAGCCAAGGTCAAGCACTACCCAAGACGGCATTCAGTACAGGACTTACTAATCTCAAGCAGATGTTTGGAGCACTAAAACCCCTTCACCCCCACCTACTACGGCACGACTGGAATTATCGATTTTCAAAGCACGCAGATAGAGAAGGTATGTCTTTTGAAGAAGAAAGAACCCTGAGAGAACAACTAATGGGTTGGGTACCAGGCTCACACATGTCAACACGTTACAACCGCCGCCATATTGAAGAAAAATCACATGTAATTGGCCGCAAAATTGCTTCCGACACTGCAAGGATTTTACAATGAATGGAAAAATATCTTTGCCAGCACACCCCCCATTATTTGACCTCGATCTCAACCGTACTACGCGCCCCAGCGCTCAGTGCGGAGCGTTTTATTGGGATGGGGATACATGTGTTCAGATTGGTCAGAATAGATTCAACATGGAAAAAGCCCTGTCCAACTTGAACCCCACGCTCGTACCGTCATTAAAACATCACTTAATATCTTTCACGGCACAATGTGACTATGCGCCAGCTAGCTATGGCAATCTCATCTCAGCGTTTCGAAAAGCTCTACTTACATATCCTACCAGCTCGTTCGACTCTTGCTGGATAGCTAAAGCACTAACAGTCCCAACATTCCATAGAATCAAGAACAGAATCTTATGTTTTTTCTTACATTGGCTGGAACGCGACAACGTCATGATTGATCAGAGCGCTTTAAGTTTGCTGAATGGTAGTGCCGCCCATCTCTCAGCCCCGCGCAATGTGCTTTCAGACGATCCAAATAAAAGCTGGCTTACCAACGAGGAATATGATGATCTGCTCAGCGTAGTATGGAATAATTATGACAGTGGCAAATCCAGCACTCAAGTTACGCTCATCAAGCTTCTTTCAATGCAATATGCACGTAGACCTGTACAGATTGCGAACCTAAAAATTGGCGACATTCAAGAAAACGACGGCTCGGATAAAATGAGCCCTATAGGGAAAGTCATTCTCTTCCCTGGCAGCAAGGACAAGGGAGCAGAAATAGGTTTTCGTGATAGCAAATTTGAGCCTCACTCTATGGCCGATCACTTGTGGAACTTATGCCATCTTCAATATCTTGAAGCAAGAGCGCTTTACGAAGAG
This region of Pseudomonas mandelii genomic DNA includes:
- a CDS encoding Orn/Lys/Arg family decarboxylase, whose amino-acid sequence is MYKDLKFPVLIVHRDIKADTVAGDRVRGIARELEQEGFSIVSAVDYTEGRLVASTHHGLSCMLIAAEDASAHSHLLHNMAELIGLARVRAPDLPIFALGEQVTLENAPADAMAELNQLRGILYLFEDTVPFLARQVARAARKYLDGLLPPFFKALVQHTADSNYSWHTPGHGGGVAYHKSPVGQAFHQFFGENTLRSDLSVSVPELGSLLDHTGPLAEAEARAARNFGADHTFFVINGTSTANKIVWHSMVARDDLVLVDRNCHKSVLHSIIMTGAIPLYLCPERNELGIIGPIPLSEFSRESIQAKIDASPLTQGRELKVKLAVVTNSTYDGLCYNAELIKQSLGNSVEVLHFDEAWYAYAAFHEFFAGRYGMGTSRSEDSPLVFTTHSTHKLLAAFSQASMIHVQDGGARQLDRDRFNEAFMMHISTSPQYSIIASLDVASAMMEGPAGRSLLQEMFDEALSFRRALANLRQHIAADDWWFSIWQPPSVEGIERVVTEDWLLQPDADWHGFGGVTDDYVLLDPIKVTLVMPGLTAGGALSERGIPAAVVSKFLWERGLVVEKTGLYSFLVLFSMGITKGKWSTLLTELLEFKRSYDANVSLATCLPCVAQQNVARYQGMGLRDLCDQLHACYRSNATAKHLKRMYTVLPEIAMKPADAYDHLVRGEVEAVSIDALEGRIAAVMLVPYPPGIPLIMPGERFTESTRSIIDYLSFARTFDSSFPGFVVDVHGLQHEDEGNGRHYTVDCIKE
- the dnaQ gene encoding DNA polymerase III subunit epsilon; the protein is MTIYKSVANRMVVLDTETTGMPVTDGHRIIEIGCVELIGRRLTGRHFHVYLQPDRESDEGAIGVHGITNEFLVGKPRFTEVADEFFEFIKGAQLIIHNAAFDVGFINNEFALMGQHDRADITQHCSILDTLMMARERHPGQRNSLDALCKRYGVDNSGRELHGALLDSEILADVYLTMTGGQTSLSLAGNASDGNGSGEGADNSATEIRRLPADRQPTRIIPASEDDLARHVVRLEAIAKSAGAPSLWQQLVEAKAQA
- a CDS encoding site-specific integrase; protein product: MNYTLKTFVARDGERFSQLYEANASGFPLFYPTAFIARSIRPSTTHETQKVYLAAIKRVCEWETSRYIDLAKRFHSRKFLSAAEIDDLTNCLRASKLTSKASVISNAKYNTYVVYAAGYIRWLTHEVITDSNTHEVRDAVEAQNTMLLEKKKRKVGSKAAREQRIVSLSLPNETRSRLLDLFDQPFEGVRQAQNFGHRLRNILMLRVLYETGMRFGELLSLKLKHLIEASGIDSAYLDIERNHHDEFDARLHQPVAKTQGRRVPISENLEEQLINYRDNWRAEVPHVGFSEETFIFIVHRGGRSQGQALPKTAFSTGLTNLKQMFGALKPLHPHLLRHDWNYRFSKHADREGMSFEEERTLREQLMGWVPGSHMSTRYNRRHIEEKSHVIGRKIASDTARILQ